GATCTCTTTTGCACAAACAGGCAAAGGCTCCGTAGCTGATGTAGCTTTTATACAAGGTAACTGGAAAGCCACTACGCCGGATGGCCGCACCATTGAGGGATCGTGGCTACCGCCTAAAGGCGAAAATATGCTGGGTTTTATGCGGATGATGAAAGGGGACAAGCCCGACCTGTACGAGATATTAGCATACGAACAAACCGACAAAGGGCTAACATCCATGGTAAAACACTTTCAACCCGGTTTAATAGCCAATGAGGAAAAGGATAAGCAGGACAGATACGTTTTTATAGAGGCATCAAAAAATCGCGCTGTGTTTGAAAAAGAAGGAGAGGCAACGCTGCGCATACTTTACGAAAAGCGCTCGCACAATCAATTTGTAATAGCCCGCGGCAGCCAAAAGGATGGCCAATGGGTTTTTGAGGATTTGTTTGTGTTTAACAGGATGAAGTGATGTTTAAGTGGCTTTAAAATATAAAAGTGAACATTTTTGAAGTGAATCTGTAAAAATTTAAATCCTAGGCTTTGTGATCAATGGTTTTTTATATTTGCCGATGTTAATATTACTTATTCCTTATCAAGTGAAGAAATGCCTCTCAGTTATTGTAATCACGCTTTCGGCGATTACATCATCATGTAAAAAAGATAAAGTCGAAGTTGAAGTCAATCCAGCTGATGCCATTGTAGGTTATTGGAGTTTAAATCGCGTTTCAACAGACCTGTATTATAAAAAAGACGTTGTAAAATCAAGAGATGAGAAATTTGCCGACGTTCGGTATATAGATAATGTGGAATTTAGGCAGGATGGCACAGGCGCGATGATGGAGAAGGGGCGTGAATTTAGAAGATTTAATTATCGTATTGAAAAGAATGAAATTTATTTTTCTGGCGTAACCGCCTTAGATCGTACCCAGTGGGTAAGTGAGCGTAATTCGATGGGAATTGTAGCGCATGTGGACGGTAATAATTTCGTGCTTGCCTACGACACCTTTTTGCTTAAAGATTTCATTGAAGATGATATTCTTTATGATCGTTATCGAACGTTTTATCACTTCAGTAAATAAGACAGTTTTAGTCAGGAACGATTCAATTAGTGAGAATGATTAACCGTTCATTAGCTTTAAATGCGCTATGACTTTTCTTAAGCTTATCAGTTTCCAAATTTCAATGGTATAGATACCGTTTACAATTGCCTGAATCATCAAACCATTTGCAGTAAGCGCCAGATCGGTTGGTTTTTATAATAGCTTGGCTTTCGTAACCTATAATAGCGGTCAGTTATTAATTAAGTTGTTGCGCACCTGTAGCAACAGCTTAAGCTTTTAGATTATGCTCTGTTTAACAAGGCTTTTATAAGCTTCAATTATTATCTGTAAAACCCGGACATTTCTCCCTTTACGCTTAGTCCCACATGGTGCCGTTTAAGCCTAAGACTGCACCTATCCAATGTATAATTATAAAAGCCACTGACGCCAATATTATACCAATTATACGCCTGGTAAAACGGCTTTTAAACAACCGGTTTATCAGCGAGAAAACCAAACCGCCAAAAGCGCCTGCCAATTGAGTTAATATTAGCGGTTTATGCATCCATAACCTGCCCCACTCGGGTTTGGGGTTATCTACGCCAAATACAAAGACAGCAATTACCGCGAATGCGATAAGGCCATCTATCAAAACTGGCTTAAACATTATTTTTTGATTTTATTAAACGTATATCATACAATAATTAATCGATTTTGAACTTTGGAAAAACCTATATGCTCTGTTATATTAACCGATTATAGCATTATATAAGTAATTATGAACTTAAAATGCTCGCAAAAGATGAGATTATTTTTTTTTATTGTTTTTTTTACAATTAAAAATATTCATTTATATTTGGTTGTTATCAATTATAAAACCAAGTAATTCGATTTTTTCATGAACAGGATTTGTACTTCTTTGAGAGTGCTGTCTGCGATGTTGATGTTAGACTTTTTTGAGCCGCTGAAATTATCGTGCTTTATAAGCCGCTCTAAGTTTTACATCAGCTGTTGACCTGGCGCTTGCTATATCGTTGCAAGTTTTAAGGGTTTTTTATTAACTGATTATAGCCAATTATAATTCGGACAGGAAGCCTTTTGCCTAAGCTGTTCAGGTTATTGCTACGTGTTTGATTTACTAAGCTTGTAACAACTAAATTATTATAAATCCGATTAATGTAATACCATGATGCCGCCTTAAACATAGCCGTTCCGTGCAGCAACGCTGCCTTTTAAAACGTTCTATAATCTCTAATCTAATTTAAACTGTAAACATATGAGGAAAAACTACTTTCTGTTTTTACGGAAACTGTGCGCCACTATGCTGTTGCTGTTTGTTGCTTTATTTGTTAAGGCGCAGCAGGTAACGGTGCAAGGGGTGGTGCAGGACACCGTTGGCGGTATTCCCGGTGCAACCGTTATAGTTAAAGGTGGTGGCCAGGGCACTAATACCGATAACCTGGGCCGCTATAAGTTCAAAGCGGCATCCAATGCTACCTTAACCTATTCGGCCATAGGCTATAAACCAAAGCAGGTGCTACTTTCAAATTACAAGGCTGATGCAGCGGGCGTTATAAAAATTGACGTATCGCTTGAGGTTAATACCACCTCACTCGAAGAGGTGGCCGTTACCGGTTTTGGTAATACACAAAAAAAGGCCAGCCTGGTTAGCTCTATTACCACGGTAAGCGTTAAGGATCTGAAAACGCCATCATCCAACCTTACCAACGCGCTTGCGGGCAGGGTAGCGGGTATAATCGCTTTTCAGGGTAGTGGCGAGCCGGGTTTGGGTACTGATAACTCCACTTTTTATATCAGGGGCTTATCTACATTCGGTTCGGGTAAGCAAGATCCCTTGATCCTGATAGACGGTATCGAATCGTCATCTACAGACATGGCCCGCCTGCAGCCGGATGATATATCCGATTTTTCGGTGCTGAAAGATGCGGCCGCGGCTTCGATATATGGCGCACGCGGTGCAAACGGCGTTGTACTCATCAATACCAAAATGGGTAAGGATGCCGCGCCGCAATTTAACTTCAGGGTGGAGAACCGCATGTCGCGCAATACACGCGATTATGAATTTGCCGACAATATTACTTATATGAATATGAGTAATGAGGCTGTGCTTACCCGTAACCCTAACGGCGTTGAACCTTACTCACAAAATAAAATAAACAGCACACGTGCCGGCGAAGACCCATACCTGTACCCCAACAACAACTGGATACAAAAACTGATTAAAGATTATACCATTAACCAGGGCTATAACCTTAACATCAGCGGTGGATCAAACAGGGCGAGGTACTATATAGCAGGTACCTACAATAAGGATAATGGTATACTTAAAATAGAGCCTATTAATGATTTTAATACCAATATCAGCCTTAAAAACTACTCGCTCCGCTCAAACGTTGACTTTAACGTTAGCAAAAGCACGGTGTTGATAGTGCGTATGTATGGCCAGTTTGATGATTATCAGGGTCCGATAGGCGGATTTAATGAAAGCGGCGCCCGTATATCAGGCGGTGAGCAAACTTTCCGCAACGCGCTTAATGCTAACCCGGTTATGTTTCCGGCAGTGTATCCGGCATCAAAGCTTCCGTTTATTGAGCACCCGCTGTTTGGTTCGGCGCAAACCCGTAATTCCGATTTGAGCCTTAGCTCAACCATGTATATTAACCCTTATGCCGAGATGGTTAAAGGTTACCAGGTTTATAAAACATCAAACCTGCAGCCTCAATTGGAGCTGAAGCAAAATCTGGACGGCATTACGCCGGGGCTTACCGCGCGTGCAATGGGTTATTTACGCCGTATATCATTCTATCGTGTAAACCGTAGCTATGTACCTTTTTATTACTCTGCTATCATCAATCCGCAGGATCAATCTTACTCACTTCAGCCACTTAACGATGGCTCGGCCAATTCATTACAGCCGGTAGGCCGTGAGTTTCTGGACTATAACCAGGATGCCAAGGAAATCGACTCACGTTTCTGGCTTGAGGGCGCGGTTAATTACAACCGTACCTTTAAAAAGAAACACACGGTAAGCGGTATGTTGGTATCATATATGTCGAGCTACGAAAATGCCAACGCTACCAGTCTTATCCAATCGTTACCTGCACGTAACGCAGGTGTGTCCGGCCGTTTTTCATACGGATATGATGACCGTTATTTAGCCGAGTTCAATTTTGGTTATAATGGTTCTGAACGTTTTGACAGGCGTAACCGCTGGGGTTTCTTCCCGTCGATAGGTGTGGGTTACCGCATCTCGCAGGAGAAATTCTTTGAACCGCTGCGCGACATTGTTAGTAACCTGAAATTCCGTGCAACTTACGGTTTGGTGGGTAATGATGCTATCGGTAACGTTAACGAGCGTTTCTTCTACATGTCAAACGTAAACCTTAATGATGGTGGTTTTGGCGCTACGTTTGGCCGTAATGATGGTACCGCTGTTTATAACCGAAACGGGGTATCGATTTCACGTTACGCTAACAGCAACATTACCTGGGAACGGTCAAAACAAATCAACCTGGGTATGGACTTGAGCATAGCCAACGCGTTTGATTTGATTGTAGATGCCTACAAGCAGGACCGTTCAAACATCCTGCAGCCTATATCAAATATTGATAACGCGGCGGGTTTAATGGCTGTTCCGTTCTCAAACTTCGGTAAAGTTAGCGCCAAGGGTGTTGATCTGTCGGGCAGCTACCGTGCAAATCTTTCAAAGGATTTCTCCATCAACGCGCGTGGTACATTTACCTATGCCACTACCCGTATTGAGCGTATTGACGAGTTGCCATATTCAAGCGATCTTGCTTACCTGTCGCGCAAAGGCTATTCTATTAACCAGGCTTGGGGGTATGTTGCTGAGCGTTTATTTGCCGATGATGAGGAGGTTGCTAACTCGCCTGTTCAGTTTGGTAATACTAACCTGCGCGCGGGGGATATTAAATACCGCGATATCAACAAAGATGGTATTATAAACAGCGATGACCAGGTAGCCATTGGCTATCCAACACAGCCTGAAATTATTTATGGTTTTGGTTCAAGTTTTTACTATAAAAACCTCGATTTCAGCTTT
This Mucilaginibacter defluvii DNA region includes the following protein-coding sequences:
- a CDS encoding DUF6265 family protein, whose translation is MNCKYIYLLLLLVFFASISFAQTGKGSVADVAFIQGNWKATTPDGRTIEGSWLPPKGENMLGFMRMMKGDKPDLYEILAYEQTDKGLTSMVKHFQPGLIANEEKDKQDRYVFIEASKNRAVFEKEGEATLRILYEKRSHNQFVIARGSQKDGQWVFEDLFVFNRMK
- a CDS encoding TonB-dependent receptor, which encodes MRKNYFLFLRKLCATMLLLFVALFVKAQQVTVQGVVQDTVGGIPGATVIVKGGGQGTNTDNLGRYKFKAASNATLTYSAIGYKPKQVLLSNYKADAAGVIKIDVSLEVNTTSLEEVAVTGFGNTQKKASLVSSITTVSVKDLKTPSSNLTNALAGRVAGIIAFQGSGEPGLGTDNSTFYIRGLSTFGSGKQDPLILIDGIESSSTDMARLQPDDISDFSVLKDAAAASIYGARGANGVVLINTKMGKDAAPQFNFRVENRMSRNTRDYEFADNITYMNMSNEAVLTRNPNGVEPYSQNKINSTRAGEDPYLYPNNNWIQKLIKDYTINQGYNLNISGGSNRARYYIAGTYNKDNGILKIEPINDFNTNISLKNYSLRSNVDFNVSKSTVLIVRMYGQFDDYQGPIGGFNESGARISGGEQTFRNALNANPVMFPAVYPASKLPFIEHPLFGSAQTRNSDLSLSSTMYINPYAEMVKGYQVYKTSNLQPQLELKQNLDGITPGLTARAMGYLRRISFYRVNRSYVPFYYSAIINPQDQSYSLQPLNDGSANSLQPVGREFLDYNQDAKEIDSRFWLEGAVNYNRTFKKKHTVSGMLVSYMSSYENANATSLIQSLPARNAGVSGRFSYGYDDRYLAEFNFGYNGSERFDRRNRWGFFPSIGVGYRISQEKFFEPLRDIVSNLKFRATYGLVGNDAIGNVNERFFYMSNVNLNDGGFGATFGRNDGTAVYNRNGVSISRYANSNITWERSKQINLGMDLSIANAFDLIVDAYKQDRSNILQPISNIDNAAGLMAVPFSNFGKVSAKGVDLSGSYRANLSKDFSINARGTFTYATTRIERIDELPYSSDLAYLSRKGYSINQAWGYVAERLFADDEEVANSPVQFGNTNLRAGDIKYRDINKDGIINSDDQVAIGYPTQPEIIYGFGSSFYYKNLDFSFYFQGAARFSFFINSAQIQPFYQSGGYQTGLLQAVANDYWSETNPNLYAFWPRLSTYRIDNNNQISTWWMRNGSFLRLKNLEFGYTFNNLKKVKMQRARLYFSATNLFIVSGFKMWDAEMRGNGLNYPLQSLYNLGVQVNF